Below is a window of Veillonellaceae bacterium DNA.
GACGTTCGACGATCCTTTTGGCCCGCCTCATGAACCTTTAATAGAAGTATGTGTTAATCGTGGTTTTACGCCACGTATTATCTGCGAATCTGCCGGAACCCAAGCCGTCGATGCAAAAAAAATGCAGGACTTGTATTTAGCATTATTGAATAAATAAGCGTCGTAGGTTTTCAAAATATGATTATTTAGTCCTGTTTGAAGCCGAAAAATGAATTTAATTAAAGTATCTCGCATAATATATGTGGTGTGGAATGGGGGATTTTTGTGAATATATATGACAAAGCGCATGAGCTTGCAAAGGCCTTAAAAAGTTCAGACGAATACCGATCTTTCTTAGTAGCTAAACAAGCTATAGACAATGATGAACAAGCCAAAAAAATGGTAAAAGACTTTATACTAAAACAAATGGAAATAGAATATGAAATAATGTCCGGAAAGCCTGAAGATAAAGCGAAAAGTGAACAAATTCAACAAATGTACGATTTAATTGCTTATAACGCTAAAGCACGTGATTTTTTACAAGCCCACATGCGCTTTCAGCGAATTATGGCCGATGTGTATAAAATAATTGGCGAATCTGTCGCCGAAGGACTGGATTTATTTGCTAAAGAATGATTGGTCTAATGATTTTATAACAAAATTAGGACTTATAATTCCAGAACATAGGCTGCTTATTAATGAGCCAATGTCGCGGCATACAACCTTTAAAATTGGCGGACCGGCTGACTTCCTTGCTATGCCTGCCACAATTGCTGAGGTAGCTGCTATCCTTGACATTGCTAAAGAATATAAAGTACCAGTGGTTACTTTTGGTAATGGTTCGAATGTACTTGTACTTGACAAAGGGATTCGAGGTATTGTGCTGAAGTTCGGCAGAGACATGGGCTATATAAGGCATAAGGATTCAACTATTATTGCCGGCGCCGGCGCAATGCTTGCCAGTGTATCAAGATATGCTGCGGACAATAAACTGACTGGAATGGAGTTTGCTGTCGGTATTCCGGGCAGTGTCGGCGGGGCGGTATTTATGAATGCCGGAGCGTATGAGGGTGAGATGAGCTGTGTAGTATCAGCTGTCGCTTGTGTATGTGAAAATGGCAAGATCCGCAGGTTCAGCAACGAAGATAGTAAATTTTCTTATCGTCATAGTGTGTTTCAAGATAACGGCTGTACAATTTGTGAAGTGGAATTGACTTTGGAAGAAGGCGAACCTGATATAATTCGCAGTAAAATGACCGAGTATATCAACAGGCGTCAGACAAAACAGCCGGTCGAGTTACCAAGCGCTGGCAGTACATTCAAACGTCCGCCAGGGTACTATGCCGGTACACTTATAGATCAGGCGGGACTAAAAGGTTTAACTGTAGGTGGGGCGCAAGTTTCAACTAAACATGCCGGTTTTATTGTAAATACCGGCGGAGCAACGGCAAATGATGTTTTGACTCTTATCAAAGAGGTTCAAAGTAGGGTACACGATATTTATGGGATAGATCTGCAGCCCGAAGTACGGATTTTGGGCGAGGGATAAGATGATAAAGCAGTACGGGGCAAAGCCCGTACTGTTTTCTTTTGTAAGTGTTAATGGACCGGGGAGGTATTTGGAATTTTCTGTCGAATGGTAATTTAAGACTATAGACATCTTAAGGATTAGTTATAGTTCACAGGGAGGGTATATTATGCGTTTAACTTTTTTAGGAGCCGCCAGAATGGTAACTGGCTCGTCCTTTTTACTAGAGGTAGGAGAGGATAAGATATTAATAGATTGTGGGATGTTTCAGGGATCAAAGGCAATCAGCGCGCTTAATCGCCGACCGTTTTTATATGATCCGACATCAGTTACCGGAGTTTTGTTAAGTCATGCTCATATTGACCATAGTGGGCTGTTACCAAAACTTTGTAAAGAAGGCTTTAAAGGTCCAATTTATGCAACAAAAGTAACTACGGAACTTTGCCGTATAATGCTCGCGGATAGCGCGCATATTCAAGAATATGATGCTCAATTAGCCAATCGTAAAGGTCAACGGGCTGGCAAAATCCCACTCGAACCTATCTATACTCTTGATGATGCTTACTCATGTTTGACACAATTTAAGCCTGTTGCCTACAATACTGAATTGGTTCTTTCTCCTAGCATAACTGTACGGTTCCAGGATGCTGGTCATATACTAGGATCGTCTGTAATTGAGATATGGGTAACAGAACAAGGCAAGACAACAAAACTATTATTTTCGGGGGATCTTGGCCAGCCGGACCAGCCAATCATTAAAGATCCAACTTATGTCGATGAGGCTGACTATATTATTACTGAATCCACATATGGTGACAGAAAACATGAGCATTATGATAAAGAGGAAAAGTTTGCTGAGATTATCAATGACACAATTGCACGGGGGGGCAATATAATTATTCCTTCCTTTGCGGTAGGCCGAACCCAGGCGGTGCTATATTATATTAGTAAACTGCAAAAGGCGGGAATCATTCCTGACATTAA
It encodes the following:
- a CDS encoding YlbF family regulator — its product is MNIYDKAHELAKALKSSDEYRSFLVAKQAIDNDEQAKKMVKDFILKQMEIEYEIMSGKPEDKAKSEQIQQMYDLIAYNAKARDFLQAHMRFQRIMADVYKIIGESVAEGLDLFAKE
- the murB gene encoding UDP-N-acetylmuramate dehydrogenase translates to MLKNDWSNDFITKLGLIIPEHRLLINEPMSRHTTFKIGGPADFLAMPATIAEVAAILDIAKEYKVPVVTFGNGSNVLVLDKGIRGIVLKFGRDMGYIRHKDSTIIAGAGAMLASVSRYAADNKLTGMEFAVGIPGSVGGAVFMNAGAYEGEMSCVVSAVACVCENGKIRRFSNEDSKFSYRHSVFQDNGCTICEVELTLEEGEPDIIRSKMTEYINRRQTKQPVELPSAGSTFKRPPGYYAGTLIDQAGLKGLTVGGAQVSTKHAGFIVNTGGATANDVLTLIKEVQSRVHDIYGIDLQPEVRILGEG
- a CDS encoding MBL fold metallo-hydrolase codes for the protein MRLTFLGAARMVTGSSFLLEVGEDKILIDCGMFQGSKAISALNRRPFLYDPTSVTGVLLSHAHIDHSGLLPKLCKEGFKGPIYATKVTTELCRIMLADSAHIQEYDAQLANRKGQRAGKIPLEPIYTLDDAYSCLTQFKPVAYNTELVLSPSITVRFQDAGHILGSSVIEIWVTEQGKTTKLLFSGDLGQPDQPIIKDPTYVDEADYIITESTYGDRKHEHYDKEEKFAEIINDTIARGGNIIIPSFAVGRTQAVLYYISKLQKAGIIPDIKVVIDSPLAISATDIFMHNTQDFDSEVLEMLRNQAGPLDMPNLIFTKTAEESKALNSLDEPAVIISASGMADAGRILHHLKHNLWRPESSVLFVGYQAQGSLGRRLIEGARRVKIIGEEISVKAQIHNIDGFSAHADQDQLLNWLGHFKKTPSNIFIVHGEYDMSEPFARMIESNLGYSTYIPRYGDAAEINGREWSIVESDIATIEPAVKELYEYLQQLETDYRAYRKRLEHIAVTDAGRIPEVLNRLGKVYSYIKKTLNDL